The sequence AATGTGAAGTCCATCTTTCACACATTCCACTACAATAGATTCGGTTTGATCAGCCATCAACCAATGTAATGGAGATAGCGGCAAATTTTCACTAAAACTAATATTCACGAGATTGATTCTCTGAAGTAATCTTCTTGCTTCTTTTACAGTAGCGCATTGACCAAGAATCCACGGAATAAATTCAAATGGCGTTACATTGTCCTTACCTTCTGCAAAATCCTTGTAATCCGCATTTCCTGAGAAATTGAGTCCTGCCATACTAAGGCCTTTTTCATTGGTAGCATCGTAATACAACGGGTAGTTTTCCATCACAGCAGCAATACCAATAAGTGCATAATGCTTCTCTATATCCTCTACCTTGCGAAAATGGAACGGGTAATTTTTCGGCGTAACAACCACAACCTCTTTGTAAGAAAGTTCATAATCGAAATTCCTTCCAAAATAGTGATCCTTCGTTGTATAAGTTATTGACGTACACATTAAAAATCCCTCCTCAAATTTTTCATCTTACATGTATACCAGTACCCTCGGACTTTTGTGTAAAACATAATTTGTGGTTTTTTTCACAAAAAATGGGCAATTTATTACCTCATACAAGATTATTTGGCTCTGATAAAAATTTTTTAAAGTATACTCCTCTATTAACTTCTTGAAAATATTCTGCTATTAAATCACAATAAAAAAAGATCCCTGGAAAATCCAGAGATCTTTTAAAAATATCAGCTGATGTTATTCTTACATCATGCCGCCCATGCCACCCATTCCCATATCCGGAACAGCTGCTGGGCCGTTTTCGTCTGGTTTGTCTGCTACGACTGCTTCTGTAGTTAATAGAAGAGCAGCAACAGATGATGCGTTTTGTAGTGCGGAACGTGTTACTTTTGTTGGATCCACAATACCAGCGTCAATCATGTTAACCCATTCGCCGTTTGCTGCGTTGAAACCAACACCAACTGCTTCGTGTTTTAAGCGCTCAACGATAACCGAACCTTCAAGTCCAGCGTTATGTGCGATTTGACGAACTGGTTCTTCTAAAGAACGAAGCACGATATTGATTCCAGTTTCTACGTCACCTTCTGCTTCTAGTGCTGCTACTTTATTGTAAATACTTACAAGGGCAGTACCACCACCAGCTACGATACCTTCTTCTACAGCTGCGCGAGTAGAGTTAAGCGCATCTTCAATACGTAATTTACGTTCTTTTAGCTCTGTTTCAGTTGCAGCGCCGACTTTGACAACAGCTACTCCACCTGCAAGTTTTGCTAAACGTTCTTGTAATTTTTCTCTATCAAATTCAGAAGTAGTTTCTTCCATTTGCGCACGGATTTGGTTTACGCGAGCGCTGATTTGTGTGGAATCGCCTGCTCCTTCTACGATGGTTGTATCATCTTTTGTTACAACTACTTTGTTCGCTGTTCCAAGTTGGTCAACTGTTGCTGTTTTTAGTTCTAAGCCTAGGTCTTCTGTGATGACTTGTCCGCCTGTTAAAACAGCAATATCTTCTAGCATTGCTTTACGACGGTCACCGAAACCTGGAGCTTTTACAGCTACTACGTTGAATGTTCCGCGAAGTTTGTTTAGTACAAGAGTTGCTTGAGCTTCCCCTTCAACATCTTCCGCGATAATTAACATTGGACGACCTTGTTGAACAACTTGTTCTAAAACTGGTAAGATTTCTTGGATGTTGTTGATTTTTTTATCTGTAATTAAAATGTATGGTTTTTCAAGAACTGCTTCCATTTTGTCGGAATCAGTTACCATGTATGGGCTAGTGTAGCCACGGTCGAATTGCATACCTTCTACTACATCTAATTCTGTTGCAAAACCTTTGGATTCTTCAATAGTGATAACACCGTCGTTACCAACACGTTCCATTGCTTCTGCGATTAATTTACCAACTTCTTCATCACCTGAAGAAATAGCAGCAACTTGAGCGATAGACTCTTTGCTTTCAATTGGTTTAGAGATA comes from Listeria monocytogenes and encodes:
- the groL gene encoding chaperonin GroEL (60 kDa chaperone family; promotes refolding of misfolded polypeptides especially under stressful conditions; forms two stacked rings of heptamers to form a barrel-shaped 14mer; ends can be capped by GroES; misfolded proteins enter the barrel where they are refolded when GroES binds); translation: MAKDIKFSEDARRAMLRGVDQLANAVKVTLGPKGRNVVLEKKFGSPLITNDGVTIAKEIELEDPFENMGAKLVSEVASKTNDVAGDGTTTATVLAQAMIQEGLKNVTAGANPVGVRRGIEKAVATAIEELKAISKPIESKESIAQVAAISSGDEEVGKLIAEAMERVGNDGVITIEESKGFATELDVVEGMQFDRGYTSPYMVTDSDKMEAVLEKPYILITDKKINNIQEILPVLEQVVQQGRPMLIIAEDVEGEAQATLVLNKLRGTFNVVAVKAPGFGDRRKAMLEDIAVLTGGQVITEDLGLELKTATVDQLGTANKVVVTKDDTTIVEGAGDSTQISARVNQIRAQMEETTSEFDREKLQERLAKLAGGVAVVKVGAATETELKERKLRIEDALNSTRAAVEEGIVAGGGTALVSIYNKVAALEAEGDVETGINIVLRSLEEPVRQIAHNAGLEGSVIVERLKHEAVGVGFNAANGEWVNMIDAGIVDPTKVTRSALQNASSVAALLLTTEAVVADKPDENGPAAVPDMGMGGMGGMM